A single genomic interval of Helianthus annuus cultivar XRQ/B chromosome 6, HanXRQr2.0-SUNRISE, whole genome shotgun sequence harbors:
- the LOC110865843 gene encoding ubiquitin-conjugating enzyme E2 20 gives MATMNNRQAAAAPPKHSLPTPKTLDTQSVLKRLQSELMDLMMSGESGISAFPVEDNIFSWRGTICGSKDTVFEGTEYKLSLSFPNDYPFKPPKVKFETGCFHPNVDVFGNICLDILQDKWSSAYDVRSILISIQSLLGEPNTGSPLNTQAAALWSNQEEYRKMVEKLYKPVE, from the exons ATGGCAACGATGAACAACCGACAAGCGGCCGCTGCTCCTCCCAAACACTCTCTTCCAACGCCTAAGACCCTTGACACTCAATCGGTCCTTAAACG GTTGCAGTCTGAACTGATGGATCTAATG ATGAGTGGGGAGTCTGGGATATCTGCGTTTCCAGTGGAAGACAACATCTTTTCTTGGAGAGGAACGATTTGCGGGAGCAAAGACACGGTATTTGAAGGAACAGAATACAAGCTTTCCCTTTCCTTCCCTAACGATTACCCCTTCAAGCCTCCAAAGGTGAAGTTTGAGACGGGTTGCTTCCATCCTAATGTCGACGTCTTTGGAAACATATGTTTGGATATTCTTCAG GACAAATGGTCATCTGCTTATGATGTGAGAAGTATTCTAATCTCTATCCAAAGTCTCCTTGGAG AACCAAACACAGGTTCACCTCTGAACACTCAAGCTGCAGCACTTTGGAGTAATCAAGAAG AATACAGGAAAATGGTGGAGAAGCTGTATAAACCAGTTGAATAA
- the LOC110865844 gene encoding scarecrow-like protein 3: MFQDDGSSSSVTSTPAQSGMGYPWLKELKSEERGLCLIHLLLTCAKHVASANFEHANIALDQISHLASPQGDTMQRIASYFAQALANRMLKTWPGIYKALHSTKVSFASDNTLVRKMFFDYFPYLKIAFVITNQAIIEAMEGEKMVHVVDLNAAEPTQWCALVRDLSARPEGPPHLRITGVHQQKEVLDQMARVLTEEAEKLDIPFQFNPIVSKLENLDVEKLNVKTGEALAISSVLQFHSLLAPDGEVVKSNSNSKGVNLHRVFHVNQKDLVNGYSPSQDTASSSPLSGTITSTKIEGFLNALRGLSPKVMVIAEQDSDHNKPSLMERLSESLYFYAALFDCLESSLPRTSMERLKVEKMLFGEEIKNIISCEGGERKERHEKLDKWAQRLDLAGFWCAPLSYYALLQSRRLLQGYSCDGCRLKEENGCVVMCWQDRPLFSVSAWKCQR; the protein is encoded by the coding sequence ATGTTTCAAGATGATGGATCATCATCATCTGTGACTTCAACACCAGCCCAATCTGGAATGGGATACCCATGGCTCAAGGAGCTCAAATCAGAAGAAAGGGGTTTGTGTTTGATTCATTTGTTACTCACTTGCGCTAAACATGTAGCTTCAGCTAACTTTGAACATGCCAATATTGCCCTTGATCAAATCTCCCATCTCGCCTCACCCCAAGGCGATACAATGCAACGTATCGCCTCCTATTTCGCTCAAGCACTCGCCAATCGAATGCTCAAAACATGGCCCGGAATCTATAAAGCTCTTCATTCTACTAAGGTATCATTTGCCTCTGACAACACTTTGGTTAGAAAGATGTTTTTCGACTACTTTCCTTATTTGAAAATAGCATTTGTCATAACTAATCAAGCCATAATTGAGGCTATGGAAGGGGAGAAGATGGTTCATGTGGTTGATCTTAATGCGGCTGAACCTACTCAGTGGTGCGCGCTGGTTCGTGACCTCAGCGCGCGCCCTGAGGGGCCTCCGCATTTGAGGATCACGGGTGtgcatcaacaaaaagaggttTTAGACCAGATGGCTAGAGTTTTGACTGAAGAAGCTGAGAAGTTAGATATCCCATTTCAGTTTAATCCCATTGTGAGCAAACTAGAGAATCTTGATGTCGAAAAACTGAACGTTAAAACAGGGGAGGCTTTGGCAATTAGCTCGGTTCTACAGTTCCATTCGTTGTTGGCACCAGACGGCGAAGTCGTTAAATCGAATAGTAACTCAAAAGGGGTTAACTTGCACAGAGTTTTCCATGTGAATCAAAAAGATTTGGTCAACGGGTATAGCCCGAGTCAAGATACTGCCTCGTCATCCCCTTTATCTGGTACCATCACTTCAACAAAAATAGAAGGATTTTTAAACGCGTTGAGGGGTTTGTCACCAAAAGTAATGGTGATCGCGGAGCAAGATTCTGATCATAACAAACCCTCTCTAATGGAGAGACTTTCAGAATCTTTATACTTCTATGCTGCGTTATTTGACTGTTTGGAATCGAGTTTACCACGAACTTCAATGGAGAGATTGAAGGTGGAAAAGATGTTATTTGGAGAGGAGATCAAGAACATTATCTCTTGTGAAGGTGGGGAGAGAAAAGAGAGGCATGAAAAGCTCGATAAGTGGGCTCAAAGACTGGATTTAGCTGGATTCTGGTGCGCCCCTTTGAGCTATTATGCGCTTTTGCAGTCGCGCAGATTGCTTCAAGGGTATAGTTGTGATGGGTGTAGGCTCAAAGAAGAGAATGGGTGTGTGGTGATGTGCTGGCAAGACCGGCCCCTTTTCTCTGTTTCTGCGTGGAAATGCCAAAGGTGA